In one Corynebacterium bovis DSM 20582 = CIP 54.80 genomic region, the following are encoded:
- a CDS encoding esterase/lipase family protein has translation MTDSTWVGRISAFLGDFPSRVPQLRGAIPDPPLGARTVSPGYADDLWQARPTLDRPYPVVLIHGTISSKNVWQNLVARLRDDGFVVFCPDYGVHGTQDIPTSAQDLGAYIEQVLSATGADQVDIVGHSQGGLLARYWINELEGEDHVHHLITLGSPHHGTTLMGMLGGMLTSETSQRVAQATIRRIFGPAGMQQVIGSPIIETMAASEDTRPDILYTCFATRNDTTVVPHESAFLSEEEEDAVVTNLFLQDLGLTRVRHDELPAHPQVQEVVHSALLQGIPD, from the coding sequence GTGACCGACAGCACGTGGGTGGGCCGGATCTCGGCGTTCCTCGGCGACTTCCCGTCGCGGGTGCCGCAGCTCCGAGGCGCGATCCCCGACCCGCCGCTCGGCGCCCGCACGGTCTCCCCCGGCTACGCGGACGACCTGTGGCAGGCCCGGCCGACCCTCGACCGGCCGTACCCGGTGGTGCTCATCCACGGCACGATCTCGTCGAAGAACGTGTGGCAGAACCTCGTCGCCCGGCTGCGCGACGACGGGTTCGTCGTGTTCTGCCCGGACTACGGCGTCCACGGCACGCAGGACATCCCCACGTCCGCGCAGGACCTCGGCGCGTACATCGAACAGGTGCTCTCCGCGACGGGGGCGGACCAGGTGGACATCGTGGGCCACTCGCAGGGCGGGCTGCTCGCCCGCTACTGGATCAACGAACTCGAGGGCGAGGACCACGTCCACCACCTCATCACCCTCGGCTCCCCCCACCACGGGACGACGCTCATGGGCATGCTCGGCGGGATGCTGACCTCCGAGACGTCCCAGCGCGTCGCCCAGGCCACGATCCGCCGGATCTTCGGCCCCGCGGGGATGCAGCAGGTCATCGGCTCGCCGATCATCGAGACGATGGCCGCCAGCGAGGACACCCGGCCGGACATCCTCTACACGTGCTTCGCCACCCGCAACGACACGACCGTCGTCCCGCACGAGTCGGCGTTCCTCTCGGAGGAGGAGGAGGACGCCGTCGTGACGAACCTCTTCCTCCAGGACCTCGGCCTCACCCGCGTCCGCCACGACGAACTGCCCGCCCACCCGCAGGTCCAGGAGGTCGTGCACTCCGCCCTCCTCCAGGGCATCCCCGACTAG
- a CDS encoding sensor histidine kinase gives MSRLPLRVSLVLVITVLGGLGLLVSGGVVTGTMNRFMVSRIDDQLTLATGSWAHTTALGEPASPDDMGSYDSRVGPTRPPSEFVVVIAVGGEFYSVNGSMASLNSIHDSGPELAGLDEPTRPVTVPARAGSADDADWRAASVRNGDGSVTIVALPLASEEHTIRQLIILQMLIGSIVLVSLVVASLYLVRRALRPLHEVEYTAQRIAQGQLDQRVPAWSPRTEVGRLAVALNRMLAQIQGSFIAVGASERQARQAESAMRRFIGDASHELRTPLTSVRGYAELYTSGATDDANMVVGRIADEAGRMSLLVEDLMALVRMDEGRPLRREKVDMLELCLHVVESARAGFPGHRISVRNNAEGVPVVTGDPDRLHQVVGNLVTNAVRHGGPGTTVTVTLSTGDGQVFVEVADDGRGIAPEDLPHLFERFYRADVSRSRASGGSGLGLSIVKGLVEAHGGDVSVTSTVGEGTTFVVRLPGRSGD, from the coding sequence ATGTCCCGCCTGCCCCTGCGGGTGTCCCTCGTGCTCGTCATCACCGTGCTCGGGGGGCTGGGGCTCCTCGTCTCCGGCGGGGTGGTGACCGGGACGATGAACCGGTTCATGGTGAGCCGGATCGACGACCAGCTCACCCTCGCCACCGGCTCGTGGGCGCACACGACGGCGCTCGGGGAGCCGGCGTCGCCCGACGACATGGGCTCGTACGACTCCCGGGTCGGTCCGACGCGGCCGCCGTCGGAGTTCGTCGTCGTCATCGCCGTCGGCGGGGAGTTCTACTCCGTCAACGGGTCGATGGCCTCGCTCAACAGCATCCACGACTCGGGTCCGGAGCTCGCCGGGCTCGACGAACCGACCCGGCCGGTGACCGTGCCGGCGAGGGCCGGGTCGGCCGACGACGCGGACTGGCGCGCGGCGAGCGTGCGCAACGGCGACGGGTCGGTGACGATCGTCGCCCTGCCGCTGGCGAGCGAGGAGCACACCATCCGGCAGCTCATCATCCTCCAGATGCTCATCGGGTCGATCGTGCTGGTCAGCCTCGTCGTCGCGAGCCTGTACCTCGTGCGGCGGGCCCTCCGGCCGCTCCACGAGGTCGAGTACACGGCCCAGCGGATCGCCCAGGGGCAGCTCGACCAGCGGGTGCCCGCGTGGTCGCCGCGGACGGAGGTGGGGCGGCTGGCCGTCGCCCTCAACCGGATGCTCGCGCAGATCCAGGGGTCGTTCATCGCGGTCGGCGCGTCGGAGCGGCAGGCCCGGCAGGCGGAGTCGGCGATGCGCCGGTTCATCGGCGACGCCTCCCACGAGCTGCGCACCCCGCTGACGTCCGTGCGCGGGTACGCGGAGCTGTACACCTCGGGGGCGACGGACGACGCGAACATGGTCGTGGGCCGCATCGCCGACGAGGCGGGGCGGATGAGTCTGCTCGTCGAGGACCTCATGGCCCTCGTCCGCATGGACGAGGGGCGGCCGTTGCGCCGGGAGAAGGTCGACATGCTCGAGCTGTGCCTCCACGTCGTCGAGTCGGCCCGCGCCGGGTTCCCGGGCCACCGGATCTCCGTGCGCAACAACGCCGAGGGGGTTCCCGTCGTCACCGGGGACCCGGACCGGCTGCACCAGGTCGTCGGCAACCTCGTGACGAACGCGGTGCGCCACGGCGGGCCGGGGACGACGGTGACCGTCACCCTGTCGACCGGCGACGGGCAGGTGTTCGTCGAGGTCGCCGACGACGGGCGCGGGATCGCCCCCGAGGACCTGCCGCACCTGTTCGAGCGGTTCTACCGGGCGGACGTGTCGCGGTCGCGGGCGTCCGGCGGGTCGGGGCTCGGCCTGTCGATCGTGAAGGGGCTCGTCGAGGCGCACGGCGGGGACGTGTCCGTCACCTCGACCGTGGGGGAGGGGACGACGTTCGTCGTCCGGCTGCCCGGCCGGTCGGGGGACTAG
- a CDS encoding response regulator transcription factor, translating to MNQSTKVLVVDDEQNISDLIKVSLKFQGFEVETADNGDDAVALARSFRPDAFILDVMMPGMDGFTLLSRLRAEGHEAPALFLTAKDGVEDRIHGLTIGADDYVTKPFSLEEVITRLRVILRRVAPEESEGSPLISYADITLNDDMHEVTKAGEVVDLSPTEFKLLRYLLVNAEVVLSKAKILDHVWNYDFGGDGNVVESYVSYLRRKIDTAEPRLIHTVRGVGYVLRLPRS from the coding sequence ATGAACCAGTCCACGAAGGTTCTCGTCGTCGACGACGAGCAGAACATCTCCGACCTCATCAAGGTGAGCCTGAAGTTCCAGGGGTTCGAGGTGGAGACCGCCGACAACGGCGACGACGCCGTCGCCCTCGCCCGCAGCTTCCGCCCGGACGCCTTCATCCTCGACGTCATGATGCCGGGGATGGACGGCTTCACCCTCCTGTCCCGGCTCCGCGCCGAGGGGCACGAGGCCCCGGCGCTGTTCCTCACCGCGAAGGACGGCGTGGAGGACCGCATCCACGGCCTCACCATCGGGGCGGACGACTACGTCACGAAGCCGTTCTCCCTCGAGGAGGTCATCACCCGGCTGCGCGTCATCCTCCGCCGGGTCGCCCCGGAGGAGTCCGAGGGTTCGCCGCTCATCAGCTACGCCGACATCACCCTCAACGACGACATGCACGAGGTGACGAAGGCCGGGGAGGTCGTCGACCTCTCCCCGACGGAGTTCAAGCTCCTCCGGTACCTCCTCGTCAACGCGGAGGTCGTGCTGAGCAAGGCGAAGATCCTCGACCACGTGTGGAACTACGACTTCGGCGGCGACGGGAACGTCGTCGAGTCCTACGTGTCCTACCTGCGCAGGAAGATCGACACGGCGGAGCCCCGCCTCATCCACACCGTCCGCGGCGTGGGGTACGTGCTCCGCCTGCCGCGGTCATGA
- a CDS encoding L,D-transpeptidase — MTSTNTPKHRAHSPRRTHRGLAAGATALMAVGLGGGVAGADPVQSSQPPSQPEIDRMIRDGVRTAHDTAQAQVPLLPQQFQEQARQGIDALTEAVAPGLLQPAPAPAPAPAPAPAPEPAPRPEPCPASARACVDIDGQRTWLQEGGQVSYGPVQISSGSPGPDTETPRGSFRVTYKVRDEISREFNNAPMPYAVYFTYNGHAFHEGNPNVPSAGCIHLSHDAAVTFFDSLQPGDEVFI, encoded by the coding sequence GTGACTTCCACGAACACACCCAAGCACCGCGCTCACTCACCCCGGCGCACCCACCGCGGCCTCGCCGCCGGAGCGACGGCCCTCATGGCCGTCGGTCTCGGCGGGGGCGTCGCCGGCGCGGACCCCGTCCAGTCGTCCCAGCCGCCCTCGCAGCCGGAGATCGACCGGATGATCCGCGACGGTGTGCGCACCGCCCACGACACCGCCCAGGCCCAGGTCCCGCTCCTCCCGCAGCAGTTCCAGGAGCAGGCCCGCCAGGGGATCGACGCCCTCACCGAGGCCGTCGCCCCCGGCCTGCTCCAGCCCGCCCCCGCGCCGGCCCCCGCCCCCGCCCCGGCCCCCGCGCCGGAGCCGGCACCGCGCCCCGAGCCGTGCCCGGCGAGCGCGCGGGCGTGCGTCGACATCGACGGCCAGCGCACGTGGCTCCAGGAGGGCGGCCAGGTCTCCTACGGCCCGGTCCAGATCTCCTCCGGCTCGCCCGGGCCGGACACCGAGACGCCCCGCGGCAGCTTCCGCGTGACGTACAAGGTGCGCGACGAGATCAGCCGCGAGTTCAACAACGCGCCGATGCCCTACGCCGTGTACTTCACCTACAACGGCCACGCCTTCCACGAGGGCAACCCGAACGTCCCGTCCGCCGGCTGCATCCACCTCTCCCACGACGCCGCCGTGACGTTCTTCGACTCGCTCCAGCCGGGCGACGAGGTCTTCATCTAG
- a CDS encoding GNAT family N-acetyltransferase: MDPAQGQELYDDASRRAHAAAEAVRRAREAVAALDAALVPLGRWYDTSWIRDRDTAPHLPVSGEDEIWDLLTDRNTLRHELRCAGDGIRTRPATEADRGVLEELIRRPVDDWSPDRGGLVMEADLPGALGRESRIGAAWLTPGPADDDHPEVTVAIAPGWTGGGLGSDLLAAITDVARSAGRAGVTATVADDRARRLCERLGFTDAGTDVMRLTF; the protein is encoded by the coding sequence ATGGACCCCGCGCAGGGACAGGAACTGTACGACGACGCCTCCCGGCGAGCCCACGCCGCCGCCGAGGCCGTGCGCCGGGCCCGGGAGGCCGTCGCCGCGCTCGACGCGGCGCTCGTCCCCCTGGGACGCTGGTACGACACGTCGTGGATCCGCGACCGGGACACCGCCCCCCACCTGCCCGTCTCCGGGGAGGACGAGATCTGGGACCTCCTCACGGACCGGAACACCCTGCGCCACGAGCTCCGCTGCGCCGGCGACGGCATCCGCACCCGCCCCGCCACCGAGGCGGACCGCGGGGTGCTCGAGGAGCTCATCCGGCGCCCCGTCGACGACTGGTCGCCCGACCGGGGAGGGCTCGTCATGGAGGCGGACCTCCCCGGCGCGCTCGGCCGGGAGTCCCGCATCGGGGCGGCGTGGCTCACCCCCGGCCCGGCCGACGACGACCACCCCGAGGTCACCGTCGCCATCGCCCCGGGCTGGACCGGGGGCGGGCTCGGGTCCGACCTCCTCGCCGCGATCACCGACGTCGCCCGGTCCGCGGGTCGGGCCGGGGTCACCGCCACGGTCGCGGACGACCGGGCGCGGCGGCTCTGCGAACGCCTCGGCTTCACCGACGCCGGGACGGACGTCATGCGGCTCACCTTCTGA
- the crtI gene encoding phytoene desaturase family protein, whose translation MVIGAGIAGLATATLLAREGHRVTLVERTGEVGGRAGSLAVDGFRWDTGPSWYLMPEAFDRFFAAAGTSTAEQLDLVRLDPSYRVYPEGADPVDVPAGREAAAALFDALEPGGGAALRRYLDSGRLAYTVAVRRFLYTTFSSPRPFLHRDVLGHVGLLLRLLLTPLDRWAAGFVRDRRLRQILTYNAVFLASRPSATPALYHLLSHADMDQGVFYPRGGFAAVVDALHGLARDAGVEILTDTEVTSVDVADGRVTGVTTSAGRIPAGTVVSSADLHHTETALLAPGQRTWPERRWRHRDPGPGAVVVMLGVRGRLPELAHHTLFFSRDWDADFREVFEGEGPDAWSRSVYVSRPSATDPTVAPAGHENLFVLVPVPADPATGHGDAYAAAESPAVGRIADAAVRLIARRTGVTDLAERTVVRRTLGPADFAERYHSWRGGALGLAHTLRQSAFLRGSNASRKVDGLYYSGATTLPGVGVPMCLISAENVLLRLRR comes from the coding sequence GTGGTCATCGGGGCCGGGATCGCCGGCCTGGCGACGGCGACGCTGCTCGCCCGGGAGGGCCACCGCGTCACGCTCGTCGAGCGGACCGGTGAGGTCGGCGGCCGGGCGGGGAGCCTCGCCGTCGACGGGTTCCGGTGGGACACCGGCCCGAGCTGGTACCTCATGCCCGAGGCCTTCGACCGTTTCTTCGCGGCGGCGGGGACGTCGACGGCGGAGCAGCTGGACCTCGTCCGCCTCGACCCGTCGTACCGGGTGTACCCGGAGGGGGCGGACCCGGTGGACGTCCCGGCGGGCCGGGAGGCCGCGGCGGCGCTGTTCGACGCCCTGGAGCCGGGCGGTGGCGCGGCGCTGCGCCGGTACCTCGACTCGGGGCGGCTGGCGTACACCGTGGCCGTCCGCCGGTTCCTCTACACGACGTTCAGTTCGCCGCGCCCGTTCCTCCACCGGGACGTCCTCGGGCACGTCGGGCTGCTGCTGCGGCTGCTGCTCACCCCGCTGGACCGGTGGGCGGCGGGGTTCGTCCGGGACCGGCGGCTGCGGCAGATCCTCACGTACAACGCGGTGTTCCTCGCCTCGCGGCCGTCCGCGACCCCGGCGTTGTACCACCTGCTCAGCCACGCGGACATGGACCAGGGCGTGTTCTACCCGCGCGGCGGGTTCGCCGCGGTCGTCGACGCGCTGCACGGCCTCGCCCGGGACGCGGGCGTGGAGATCCTCACGGACACGGAGGTGACGTCGGTCGACGTCGCCGACGGCCGGGTCACCGGGGTGACGACGTCGGCGGGGCGGATCCCCGCGGGGACGGTCGTGAGTTCGGCGGACCTCCACCACACGGAGACGGCGTTGCTCGCGCCGGGGCAGCGGACGTGGCCGGAGCGGCGGTGGCGGCACCGGGACCCGGGGCCGGGCGCGGTCGTGGTCATGCTCGGGGTCCGGGGGCGGCTGCCGGAGCTGGCGCACCACACCCTGTTCTTCAGCCGGGACTGGGACGCGGACTTCCGGGAGGTGTTCGAGGGGGAGGGGCCCGACGCGTGGTCGCGGTCGGTGTACGTCTCGCGGCCGTCGGCGACGGACCCGACGGTCGCCCCCGCCGGGCACGAGAACCTCTTCGTCCTCGTCCCGGTGCCGGCGGACCCGGCGACGGGGCACGGTGACGCCTACGCCGCGGCGGAGTCGCCGGCGGTGGGGCGGATCGCCGACGCCGCGGTGCGCCTCATCGCGCGGCGCACCGGGGTGACGGACCTCGCGGAGCGGACGGTCGTCCGGCGCACGCTCGGCCCGGCGGATTTCGCGGAGCGCTACCACTCGTGGCGGGGCGGGGCCCTCGGGCTCGCGCACACGCTCCGGCAGTCCGCGTTCCTCCGTGGTTCGAACGCATCACGAAAGGTCGACGGACTGTATTACTCGGGGGCGACGACGCTGCCCGGCGTCGGCGTGCCGATGTGCCTCATCTCCGCGGAGAACGTGCTGCTGCGCCTCAGAAGGTGA
- a CDS encoding phytoene/squalene synthase family protein, with protein MTTYDRMARRAAAGVIGTYSSSFSLAVALLPRRVRADVRNLYAVVRIADEIVDGAAARAGADPVALLDDYERAVLDPRPLHTDPVLHAWAGTARRHRIDPAHMRAFFRSMRADATGEGCDIGEYIHGSAEVVGLMCLDIFAGPSSPEVREAARRLGAAFQKANFVRDVGEDVHGLGRAYVAALTGEGEFTDAVKDRLLDDVEADLAAARPGIAALPRDVRPAVAAAEAIYADLVRRLRATPAADVLRRRVRVPGPRKALLAARAVVRP; from the coding sequence GTGACGACGTACGACAGGATGGCGCGGCGGGCGGCCGCGGGGGTGATCGGGACGTACTCGTCGTCGTTCTCGCTGGCCGTGGCGCTGCTGCCGCGGCGGGTGCGGGCGGACGTGCGGAACCTCTACGCGGTCGTGCGGATCGCCGACGAGATCGTCGACGGCGCGGCCGCCCGGGCGGGCGCGGACCCGGTGGCGCTCCTCGACGACTACGAGCGCGCCGTGCTCGACCCCCGGCCGCTCCACACCGACCCCGTGCTCCACGCGTGGGCCGGCACGGCGCGGCGCCACCGCATCGACCCCGCGCACATGCGCGCGTTCTTCCGCTCCATGCGGGCCGACGCGACGGGTGAGGGGTGCGACATCGGCGAGTACATCCACGGCTCCGCGGAGGTCGTGGGCCTGATGTGCCTGGACATCTTCGCGGGCCCGTCGTCCCCGGAGGTGCGGGAGGCGGCGCGCCGGCTCGGCGCGGCGTTCCAGAAGGCGAACTTCGTCCGCGACGTCGGGGAGGACGTGCACGGCCTCGGCCGGGCGTACGTCGCCGCGCTCACGGGGGAGGGGGAGTTCACCGACGCGGTGAAGGACCGGCTGCTCGACGACGTCGAGGCGGACCTCGCCGCCGCCCGCCCCGGCATCGCGGCCCTGCCCCGTGACGTCCGCCCGGCGGTCGCGGCGGCGGAGGCGATCTACGCCGACCTCGTGCGGCGGCTCCGCGCCACACCCGCCGCGGACGTGCTCCGGCGGCGGGTGCGGGTGCCGGGGCCGCGGAAGGCGCTGCTCGCCGCGCGGGCGGTGGTGCGGCCGTGA
- a CDS encoding nucleobase:cation symporter-2 family protein, with product MRSSASDRSGVDSLPPLPVTLVLAVQHVLAMYAGAVAVPLVIGGGLIAAGRLNPGDLHHLIVADLFVSGLATIVQSVGLWRFGSRLPLVQGVSFAAAAPMIAVGSDHGLPAMYGAVIATGVLMIAVAPVFSRLTRYFPPLVTGTIVMVVGLSLSGVVAGWVRGDDGDPLNVLLAVATVVVVIVVHRFAPPTLRPVAVLAGLVGGTVLAQLLGRVSWEGVGGTAWFAVPQPFMFGVPQFLPGAVVTMAVCGLVVMTETSGDLVSVGRIVGRPVDRRTMADGLRADGLSTVLGGIVNTFPYTVFAQNIGLVSLSRVRSRFVVAAAGVLLVVLGLVPRAGAVVAALPQPVLGGAGMALFGMIVASGVRTLAAVEFTETKALVVGIAVMVSLLLTVVPGFFDAFPSWASMILGSGISLGAVVVVTLNILLVRDGMGPARVERLP from the coding sequence GTGCGGTCGAGCGCCTCTGACCGGAGCGGCGTCGACTCGCTGCCCCCGCTGCCGGTGACGCTGGTCCTCGCGGTCCAGCACGTCCTGGCCATGTACGCCGGCGCGGTCGCCGTGCCGCTCGTCATCGGGGGCGGCCTCATCGCGGCGGGCCGGTTGAACCCCGGTGACCTGCACCATCTCATCGTCGCGGACCTCTTCGTCTCCGGGCTGGCGACGATCGTGCAGTCGGTGGGCCTGTGGCGTTTCGGGTCGCGGCTCCCGCTCGTCCAGGGCGTGAGTTTCGCCGCGGCCGCGCCGATGATCGCCGTCGGCAGCGACCACGGCCTGCCCGCGATGTACGGGGCGGTCATCGCCACCGGGGTGCTCATGATCGCGGTGGCCCCGGTGTTCTCCCGCCTCACCCGCTACTTCCCGCCGCTGGTCACGGGGACGATCGTCATGGTCGTCGGGCTCAGTCTCTCCGGCGTCGTCGCCGGGTGGGTCAGGGGGGACGACGGCGACCCCCTCAACGTCCTCCTCGCGGTGGCGACGGTCGTCGTCGTCATCGTCGTCCACCGTTTCGCGCCGCCGACGCTGCGCCCCGTGGCGGTGCTCGCCGGCCTCGTCGGCGGGACGGTCCTGGCGCAGCTCCTCGGCCGGGTGTCGTGGGAGGGCGTCGGCGGGACCGCGTGGTTCGCGGTGCCGCAGCCGTTCATGTTCGGGGTGCCGCAGTTCCTGCCGGGGGCGGTCGTGACGATGGCGGTGTGCGGGCTCGTCGTCATGACGGAGACGTCGGGGGACCTCGTGTCCGTCGGGCGGATCGTGGGGCGGCCGGTGGACCGGCGCACGATGGCCGACGGGCTGCGGGCCGACGGCCTGTCCACGGTCCTCGGCGGGATCGTCAACACGTTCCCGTACACGGTGTTCGCGCAGAACATCGGCCTGGTGAGCCTGTCGCGGGTGCGCAGCCGCTTCGTCGTCGCGGCGGCGGGGGTGCTGCTCGTCGTCCTCGGGCTCGTGCCGCGCGCGGGGGCGGTCGTCGCGGCGCTGCCGCAGCCGGTGCTCGGCGGCGCGGGGATGGCGTTGTTCGGCATGATCGTCGCCTCGGGCGTGCGCACGCTCGCCGCGGTGGAGTTCACGGAGACGAAGGCGCTGGTCGTCGGCATCGCGGTCATGGTGTCGCTGCTGCTGACGGTCGTGCCCGGGTTCTTCGACGCCTTCCCGTCGTGGGCGTCGATGATCCTCGGGAGCGGGATCTCGCTGGGGGCGGTCGTCGTCGTGACCCTCAACATCCTCCTCGTCCGCGACGGGATGGGACCGGCCCGGGTGGAGCGGCTGCCGTGA
- a CDS encoding amidohydrolase family protein — translation MGHRIDVHHHVIPPVYQEAVDRYAGGTQLDGVDPVHWDRDTDLEVMDRHGIDMALLTVTAPGATLAGDDAPRLAREVNEYMAELVRDTPSRYGALTLLPLPDVDAAIAELDYALDELGHDGVGLYTHYDGVYLGDPRLDRIIDHIAERGVGAHVHPAIPASDPERWGLPPSLYEFTFDTTRATANLLFSGTLDRHPDLKLILSHAGGTVPYLAKRLTYASTIASDLKDREPEDLLGSLRRLYYDTAMSANPATLAGLTALIDDTHILFGSDFPYMPESTTAETVSGLEDYFDRDALARIDLDNYRDLFPRAVERL, via the coding sequence ATGGGTCACCGCATCGACGTCCACCACCACGTCATCCCGCCCGTCTACCAGGAGGCGGTCGACCGCTACGCCGGCGGCACGCAGCTCGACGGCGTCGACCCCGTCCACTGGGACCGGGACACCGACCTCGAGGTCATGGACCGCCACGGCATCGACATGGCCCTGCTCACGGTCACCGCGCCGGGGGCCACCCTCGCCGGGGACGACGCCCCGCGGCTCGCCCGCGAGGTCAACGAGTACATGGCGGAGCTCGTCCGGGACACTCCGTCCCGGTACGGCGCGCTCACGCTCCTGCCCCTGCCGGACGTCGACGCCGCGATCGCGGAGCTGGACTACGCCCTCGACGAGCTCGGCCACGACGGCGTCGGCCTGTACACCCACTACGACGGCGTCTACCTCGGTGACCCGCGCCTCGACCGCATCATCGACCACATCGCCGAGCGCGGCGTCGGCGCCCACGTCCACCCGGCGATCCCCGCCTCCGACCCGGAGCGCTGGGGCCTCCCGCCGTCGCTCTACGAGTTCACGTTCGACACCACCCGCGCGACGGCGAACCTCCTCTTCAGCGGCACGCTCGACCGCCACCCGGACCTCAAGCTCATCCTCTCCCACGCCGGCGGCACCGTCCCCTACCTGGCGAAGCGGCTGACGTACGCGTCGACCATCGCCTCCGACCTCAAGGACCGGGAGCCGGAGGACCTCCTCGGCTCGCTGCGCCGCCTGTACTACGACACGGCGATGTCGGCGAACCCCGCCACGCTCGCCGGCCTCACGGCGCTCATCGACGACACCCACATCCTCTTCGGCAGCGACTTCCCCTACATGCCGGAGTCCACGACCGCCGAGACCGTCTCCGGGCTGGAGGACTACTTCGACCGCGACGCCCTCGCCCGGATCGACCTCGACAACTACCGGGACCTGTTCCCCCGTGCGGTCGAGCGCCTCTGA
- the thrE gene encoding threonine/serine exporter ThrE, with protein MDRIRQARHRLADVVFTGNRSTIDAIRTAPPPSPLAPVDLSEPKTVHTVMDLAARIGDLLLSSGTGNSDTKAQILGITAAYGLYGCHVDITLNTITMFAPSRTGEAPTTAFRVVHRLNTDFSKLTEVDRLIRSIVAGATPLELAQKLLREIETAPPPYRTRYALLSWGGFAGAVALLLGGGLTVAVIATVTTVFSMFTTAWLASKSLPTFFQNFVGGFIATVPAAVIYGVGQRFNLFLAPSFVVASCIVALLAGLTLVQALQDGVTGAPVTSSARFFETILGTGAIISGIGVGIRIMDRLGVTLPPLDTTATSTSFANSTIQVVSGAAAAAFFCVACFCERRALIVASFTSLVASAAYYFVMLPTGFGAIGGSAATAVLIGLAGGLLSRRYLIPPQITAIAGITPLLPGLALYRGMYAMLNNQFVVGFSSLAAALATATALGAGVVLGEWVARRLRRPRILHIADGIRRPGTRRKSRVHWMRRRPRTLSSQWSPDLGRRRARRDPAT; from the coding sequence ATGGACAGGATCCGCCAGGCCCGCCACCGGCTGGCCGACGTCGTGTTCACCGGAAACAGGTCGACGATCGACGCGATCCGCACGGCCCCGCCGCCGTCCCCCCTCGCGCCCGTCGACCTCAGCGAGCCGAAGACGGTCCACACCGTCATGGACCTCGCCGCGCGCATCGGCGACCTGCTGCTGTCCTCCGGGACGGGCAACAGCGACACGAAGGCGCAGATCCTCGGCATCACCGCCGCCTACGGCCTCTACGGCTGCCACGTGGACATCACGCTCAACACCATCACGATGTTCGCGCCCTCCCGGACCGGTGAGGCCCCGACGACGGCGTTCCGCGTCGTCCACCGCCTGAACACGGACTTCTCCAAGCTCACGGAGGTCGACCGCCTCATCCGGTCGATCGTCGCGGGCGCGACGCCCCTCGAGCTCGCCCAGAAGCTCCTCCGGGAGATCGAGACCGCTCCCCCGCCGTACCGGACGCGCTACGCGCTGCTGTCGTGGGGCGGGTTCGCCGGCGCGGTCGCGCTCCTCCTCGGCGGCGGGCTCACCGTCGCGGTCATCGCGACGGTGACGACGGTCTTCTCCATGTTCACCACCGCGTGGCTCGCGTCGAAGTCCCTGCCGACCTTCTTCCAGAACTTCGTCGGCGGGTTCATCGCGACCGTGCCCGCCGCCGTCATCTACGGCGTCGGCCAACGGTTCAACCTCTTCCTCGCGCCGTCGTTCGTCGTCGCGTCGTGCATCGTCGCCCTGCTCGCCGGGCTCACCCTCGTCCAGGCCCTCCAGGACGGGGTGACCGGCGCCCCGGTGACGTCGTCGGCCCGGTTCTTCGAGACGATCCTCGGCACGGGGGCGATCATCTCCGGCATCGGCGTCGGCATCCGGATCATGGACCGGCTCGGGGTCACCCTCCCGCCGCTCGACACGACGGCGACGTCGACGTCGTTCGCGAACTCCACGATCCAGGTCGTCTCCGGTGCTGCGGCCGCGGCGTTCTTCTGTGTCGCGTGCTTCTGCGAACGCCGGGCGCTCATCGTCGCGTCGTTCACCTCCCTCGTCGCCTCGGCCGCCTACTACTTCGTCATGTTGCCGACGGGCTTCGGCGCGATCGGCGGGTCCGCGGCGACGGCCGTGCTCATCGGCCTCGCCGGTGGTCTGCTCTCCCGCCGGTACCTCATCCCGCCGCAGATCACCGCGATCGCCGGCATCACGCCGCTGCTGCCCGGTCTCGCGCTGTACCGGGGGATGTACGCCATGCTGAACAACCAGTTCGTCGTCGGCTTCTCGAGCCTCGCGGCGGCCCTGGCGACGGCGACCGCGCTCGGCGCGGGCGTCGTCCTCGGCGAGTGGGTGGCGCGCCGCCTCCGCCGGCCCCGCATCCTCCACATCGCCGACGGCATCCGCCGCCCGGGGACGCGCCGGAAGTCCCGGGTGCACTGGATGCGCCGCCGCCCCCGCACCCTGTCGAGCCAGTGGAGCCCCGACCTCGGGCGACGGCGTGCACGCCGTGACCCCGCCACGTAA